The genomic window ATTTTCATCTAAAAGACCACTTACATCAATAGTGGAATTTAATTTTCCTTGTACAACCTTTGCTATTGGAGCCAAAGCCTGAAGCATTTCCAGATCTTTAAAGGATTGAGAAATATCAAATTGCTGCATCGCTAATTTCATATCAAATTTTGGCTTAGCTTCTTTTGTATTTACATTACCTGAAATACCCAACTGACCATTGAACAAATCTGTAGTCATATTGCTTAAATTGGCATTTTGGTCTTTAATAGATAACTGCCCTTTTACGTTTTTTAAATTCAGGTTATCGTAAATAACAGTTTTAGCATTTGCCGTAATCGTACAGTCTAAAAAGTCTGGAATCTTGAGAGACTCTGAATCTGATGTAGTCTTATTAGATGTTTCTGTGGCAGACTCATCTTCAACCATAAAATCTGAAATTGCAAACGTATTAGAATTTACATTAAAGTTTCCTTGAAGCTTTTTATCGCTCAATAAAAATCCTAAAAGATTATTAATAGTACCTGTTGCCGAAAAATCACTTTTACCTGTCTGTGCATCAAAATTATTAAGGCTTACCGTACCAGGTTTAAAAGTAAGGTTAGCTTTATTTATTTGAATAGGATTTACAATATCTTCAGACGAAAAAACAAAATCTGTAACAGACACGCTTCCGTTGTTTTTAATACGTTGATATGCATTAGTTTCTATAGCATCCATATCGAAAGACGTATTCAACTTTCCTTTTAGAATTCCGCTTAACTGATTCTCTAATTCTACAGGATAGGCTTTGGTAATATTTGCTAAGTTTAAAACACCATCTAAATTAGCATTTACCAACATGTTGCCTGTTAAATTTTTAATATGAGCTTCAGATTTAAATACATCTTCATCAATTTTAAAGTCTAATTGGTCTATATCCACAAAGGTATCATCAACATTTCCAGTCGTGTTTTTTACAGATGCATTTATCATAATGTTTCTGACACTTTTTGGTAAATCTGGATATTTGAACGACGCGTTATCAGATTTCATATTGATATCTAATGTTGGTATAGTTTCCTCAGACACTAAGCCTTTAATAACACCATTGACTGTGAAATTTCCGGTTGTGTTTACGTTTTCTATATTCTTGGCATAGGCTTCTGGTATTACCGCTAAAAAATCTTTAAATGATGATTCTGGGTTTTTAAACGTAATATCTATTTGCTGTCCTTCATCTACCAATTGCACAAAACCTTCAAACTCTAATGGTAATGCATTAATGAAGCCTTTATTTTCCTTGAAAGTATATTTGTTTTGTTCCAAATCTAAACCAATTAAGGCGTCTAATTTTATACTATTATTACTAAAATACTGAGTACTATCCACAGACATACTAATTTTTGCTTCGGTTTTAGTATCCAATTCTGACTTTTCACCTGAAAAAATGCCTTTACCGTTATGGTTAACTTCTGTTGCGTATAAACTAGTATTAGATCCTTCGTCTATGTAAGTAAAAGCACTATTGTTTAGTTCATAGTTTTGAATATCGAAACTAAAGCCTGAAGATTGTTCTTCAGAATCAGATGCTGTTGAAGCGTCTTCATCTTGTTTTACGATATCGTAATTTGTAGTTCCGTTTTTATTGGTTTTTAGCGTTAACAACAGCTCATCTGCTATAATTTCGTTAACCACCAATGATTCGTCTGAGCCTTTAAATAACTCGCCAATAGGCATTTCAAAAGACAAGGCTTTTGCTGTAGCTAAAGTTTCATCCTTAAAAGGTGCTCTATTTACAATTTTAAGATTTTCTACACTAACTTCTGCATGAGGAAAACTAGAAATTAGGCTTAAACTAACATCATCAAAACTTAAATCTGCATCTAAATTTTCATCGGCATAATTTTGAACAATAGCATCTATCTTAGACTCTAAAACAAATGGCACTGCAATAAGAATAGCGATAAATATTAGTAAAATGATTCCGACAATCTTTAAAAATTTCTTCATGGTTGTAGTGTATAGCTTTACTTATTATACGCAAAGTTGGTAAGAAAAGTTGTGCTTTTAAGAAACTTTAGGAAGACTTTAATGATTTAATAACAGTTAGGTGAGATCAATTTCTTCGTTAACCTTAAGTTTAAATCTTCTTCTAAAGAGGTACACACCCAAATATAAAAACGGAGTATCAAAAAATGCCACTAAGACTTTGAACAAAAATCCGCTAATCAATAATCCTTTAAAGCTAGACCATGGTAAAACTTCAAAATAACACAACAGACTTATTATAGACAATGTATCTACAAACTGCGATATCCATGTAGAAAAATTATTACGCAACCAAAGGTGTTTTCCTTTTGTTAGGTTTTTCCAGAAGTGATAAATTCTAATATCTATAAACTGAGCAAATAAATAGGCAAACATACTAGACCCAACAGCTATTATAGTTTTACTAAAAACAAGCTTAAAAGTCTCGTTATTTAATGGCGAATTATCTAATGCAGGCACGCTATCTGCAACCAAAATAATACCAACCGAAAATAAGGATGCAAAAATACCTGCGACTACAATATCGTTAGCGCGTTTTTTTCCATAAATCTCACTGATTAAATCCGTAATCA from Winogradskyella sp. MH6 includes these protein-coding regions:
- a CDS encoding AsmA family protein, with the translated sequence MKKFLKIVGIILLIFIAILIAVPFVLESKIDAIVQNYADENLDADLSFDDVSLSLISSFPHAEVSVENLKIVNRAPFKDETLATAKALSFEMPIGELFKGSDESLVVNEIIADELLLTLKTNKNGTTNYDIVKQDEDASTASDSEEQSSGFSFDIQNYELNNSAFTYIDEGSNTSLYATEVNHNGKGIFSGEKSELDTKTEAKISMSVDSTQYFSNNSIKLDALIGLDLEQNKYTFKENKGFINALPLEFEGFVQLVDEGQQIDITFKNPESSFKDFLAVIPEAYAKNIENVNTTGNFTVNGVIKGLVSEETIPTLDINMKSDNASFKYPDLPKSVRNIMINASVKNTTGNVDDTFVDIDQLDFKIDEDVFKSEAHIKNLTGNMLVNANLDGVLNLANITKAYPVELENQLSGILKGKLNTSFDMDAIETNAYQRIKNNGSVSVTDFVFSSEDIVNPIQINKANLTFKPGTVSLNNFDAQTGKSDFSATGTINNLLGFLLSDKKLQGNFNVNSNTFAISDFMVEDESATETSNKTTSDSESLKIPDFLDCTITANAKTVIYDNLNLKNVKGQLSIKDQNANLSNMTTDLFNGQLGISGNVNTKEAKPKFDMKLAMQQFDISQSFKDLEMLQALAPIAKVVQGKLNSTIDVSGLLDENFSPDLATISGNALAEILTSNVDVSKSPLLSGLDSKLDFIDFNQLQKDIKTKLSFENGQVSVKPFTLKYKDIPIEVSGSHSFSNTMNYSAVLQVPAKYLGSDVNRLIGQINDSEVNKISIPVTANIGGTFSSPLISTDLTSGVSSLTSQLIEIQKQKLVGKGKDKINDLLGNVLGGNSNDTKTDSTNANTDSTKKDPKDAIKEGVGNVLGGILNGKKKKSDKKAQDSTKKD
- a CDS encoding queuosine precursor transporter, with protein sequence MSLKDKFLAQRIYLLLGSLFITSLVVSNLIFQKFFYWYPVDVEIFGSKLFEISVGILPYPITFLITDLISEIYGKKRANDIVVAGIFASLFSVGIILVADSVPALDNSPLNNETFKLVFSKTIIAVGSSMFAYLFAQFIDIRIYHFWKNLTKGKHLWLRNNFSTWISQFVDTLSIISLLCYFEVLPWSSFKGLLISGFLFKVLVAFFDTPFLYLGVYLFRRRFKLKVNEEIDLT